One region of Moraxella sp. ZY210820 genomic DNA includes:
- a CDS encoding DMT family transporter, giving the protein MLWVLLSVFAGFMQAGRNAFQKQLSVYVPVLGVTLARFIFAVPLALAYLCFHYQYQPSLIIPQFSSSFIIYILLASAAQIIATALMVVLFRLKNYAIGAGLAKSEAVLAAILGVTLFGTQINALGWLGIVIGGVAIFLMTGVNNLRQFSWKTLLLGLASGLSFALTSLFVREASLLLNLPALVSASWVLFCVISLQALSLTLYLWIKQRDTLIKLMHYPALTIATSVFSFFGSVGWFSAMSLQHVAFVKTVGQIEVLFMLMISFFIFKERLKQQDLIGLLLIVVAAILVVWS; this is encoded by the coding sequence ATGTTATGGGTTTTATTAAGTGTATTTGCTGGCTTTATGCAGGCAGGGCGTAATGCTTTTCAAAAACAGCTAAGTGTGTATGTGCCTGTTTTAGGTGTAACTTTGGCACGATTTATTTTTGCTGTTCCATTGGCTTTGGCTTATTTATGCTTTCATTATCAATATCAGCCAAGTCTAATTATTCCCCAATTTTCATCATCATTTATTATCTATATTTTATTGGCTTCAGCAGCACAAATTATCGCTACAGCTTTAATGGTCGTATTATTTCGATTAAAAAATTATGCGATTGGAGCAGGTTTAGCCAAAAGTGAAGCGGTTTTAGCGGCAATTTTAGGCGTAACCTTATTTGGAACACAGATTAATGCCTTAGGTTGGTTGGGCATTGTGATTGGTGGTGTTGCTATATTCTTAATGACGGGTGTGAATAATTTACGTCAGTTTTCGTGGAAAACCTTGTTGCTTGGTTTGGCAAGTGGTTTAAGTTTTGCTTTAACATCATTATTTGTACGAGAAGCAAGTTTGTTGCTCAATTTGCCTGCTTTGGTGTCAGCATCTTGGGTATTATTTTGTGTGATTAGTTTACAGGCTTTAAGTTTAACATTGTATTTATGGATAAAACAGCGAGATACTTTAATAAAATTAATGCATTATCCTGCTTTAACCATTGCAACAAGTGTATTTTCATTTTTCGGCTCGGTAGGTTGGTTTAGTGCCATGAGTTTGCAACACGTTGCATTTGTTAAAACGGTAGGACAAATTGAAGTTTTATTTATGTTGATGATTTCGTTTTTTATTTTTAAAGAACGTCTAAAACAACAAGATTTAATCGGCTTATTATTGATTGTGGTTGCTGCAATTTTAGTGGTGTGGTCATGA
- a CDS encoding type IV secretion protein Rhs — protein MMGYFILQKRLLTQGERALAQEVFAQNLQLDDIKIIAHRLILKGYAMSPNGNIYFNIADYCDDFSQQNLAIQSWLIHELVHVWQIQQGMKVVRRAIFDRRYRYRLSQDKSFYQYGIEQQAQMVQDYFLKMRQNLPCDDLKQCIPFVQ, from the coding sequence ATGATGGGATATTTTATATTACAGAAAAGATTACTCACACAAGGGGAACGTGCATTAGCACAAGAAGTTTTTGCCCAAAATTTACAGTTAGATGATATCAAAATCATTGCCCATCGGCTCATTTTAAAAGGTTATGCTATGAGTCCAAATGGTAATATTTATTTTAATATTGCCGATTATTGTGATGATTTTTCTCAACAAAATCTCGCTATACAAAGTTGGCTAATTCATGAATTGGTGCATGTATGGCAAATTCAACAAGGCATGAAAGTGGTGCGTAGAGCGATTTTTGACCGCCGTTATCGCTATCGTTTATCACAAGATAAATCATTTTATCAATATGGTATTGAGCAACAAGCACAGATGGTACAAGATTATTTCTTAAAAATGCGACAAAATTTACCGTGTGATGATTTAAAACAATGCATTCCATTTGTACAATAA